In Gadus morhua chromosome 5, gadMor3.0, whole genome shotgun sequence, the genomic stretch CAATCataatttacaaaaataaaggaaaagaaaaggagCCGCAGCCGTCGTAATGGCTCATGTGATTCACACATGACCTGTTGGGATTATGTTATTATAGTTTTAGGAATGTGGCTGTGCTACGGTACTACAGAGGAAAACAACGAAGAACATCAGTATAATCCTACATTAACATGACATGGATGGTTTATTTGTGAAAGCTGTGTTTAAACTTTAAACCTATTAGGCAGTCAAAATTACATGTCCATATATCGCTGTAGATTATTATTACAAACATAAAAACTCCGTGAAAGCAGAGTTTCATAAAATGCGCATCTCCTTGAACTGAGGTTTGCCTCAACATCAAATGGGTGGGGACAACGCATGCGCGTGATAGATCCTTCTCGGAAGCAAAGTAAGGGATTGCGTTCAGGGGGTCCACATCAAATACAGAAAAAGCAAAGTAAGTTTTCTTTTAAATACAACGTTATATTATTTCTACCAAACACGATTATGCTTTTTACCAGATGGATCTGTTGTCGTTATCCCATTGCACCTATTTTGTGCGAAAGGCGACATGAAGGAGCCTCCAAGGAAATGCTTACCAACAAAGCAATGAACAAAAGCTGAGATGATAAAGCAGTATTTCTTTGTCGAAGCGATGCATGCCAAGAAAATATGGAATCATCTTTGCCTACATTTTGGCGTCGGTCGATGTGTTTATTCGCCGTTGTGTGAATTCAACTCGATTGTTGATGTTGCGATAAACGGGAATCAGAAGCAGCACCAAAACACCAAGATTGCTCATGGCTATTATTCACATACCAGGTTGTGAGTCTGAACCAGTTTAAAGTAGGAACCCAAGGGCATAACCATGGTAAAGACATCGGGGGTCCATATAATAGTCCTCCCCCAGAAATGTAGTTGAATTCCCACTATTCTATGATTTTATATGTACATTTCAACTTGTTTTCGAAGATTACATTGACCATTTGACATCACATTTAAAGAAATCATCTGTGATAACTCCAAGATAGTGGGGCCCTCCACAGCATTGTTTTGGACAATTGCTTACTGTCTAACTTTGAAGCCAACTATGCTAAGTAACAGCTAATAGGATAGCTTAGGGGTAGATTTACTCCAGGTTATTTTTTGTTCAAAGAAAATGATTCGCTACAATGTGATGCATAAATACTGGACACATATTTTACCCTTCCCAAATTCAAACAGAATACCTTTTGTTTCATCAGAGCCATGTCAGGGTTTCTAGATGGGATCCGGTGTGGAGACTGTGAGTGTAATGTAGACTGGGCTGAGAGAAGAAACACTATTGCATCTATTGCAGCTGGAGTCCTGGTGAGTTACATCGAAGGCTAATAATTATGACTGTCATATTAAGGATAACAACCACATATTCCGAAAGGCTTTAAATTCATTGCATTAATTTAACAAAGATAAAACCAGTGTGATATGACGTCATCATTCAATATGGCTTATGTGAGTTCCAGGTCTTTTAACatcatgaaaaacaaaaaaacgttgTTGTGTTCTTATTTCAGTTCTTCACGGGTTGGTGGATCATCATCGATGCAGCAGTGCTGTTTCCACTTGAAGAACAGTTTCACCATGCCTACCACACATGTGGAGTCATTGCTACTTTAGCTTTTCTCATGTAATTTATctcaatttattttttgtcatgTATTATATTTAACTGGCTCTTGATCTTAGTTTAGTTCAGATTTCCTAATGTTTTGGCATCATTATCGCATAGTGTACTTAAGCGAAAGCCACAGTAATTTGTTAATGTTCTCATGGTTGATAACATTTTGTCTTGTTAACTTATCTAGGATAAATGCTGTATCAAATGGCCAGGTTAGAGGAGACAGCTACAGCGAAGGATGCATGGGACAGACAGGTATGTTTAAGACATGTGTTGTATTTCACTTTTGGCAGGAAGGCGTTATATGACAACAGTTTATTGGAAAGTGGAAATGTTTTCCCAAATCTTCTTCTCACAGTGTCTTTGATAGTGTGGAGAATGTCAaacatatataggcctatgtgtcCAATTTTTGTCCACTAACCCTgtcaatataatttttttacttGTTTGTGGGAACCATGATAATATTATGCACAGGGCTACGGAACAGGCTTTTACACTGATCCACTACTTGCCATGAATCGGTTTCAATTGGATTTTCGGAACCCAAAGAGGTTTAGCTGTTGTCTGTACTTATGGCCGTTACCGTGTGTTCCTCTTACAAAACACCCCAGGAGCACTTGGGGATCACATGACAACCCGTCctgctttttctttgtttgcaGGAGCTCGTATTTGGCTTTTCATTGGCTTCATGCTGGCCTTTGGCTCCCTCATTGCCTCCATGTGGATCCTCTTTGGAGACTTTGTGGTGCACAGTAAGTCGTTCACTTTATTAATCTGAACCCTTCAGTCACCCTCATCTTAACTGCGTCAGTCAAGTAAAAGATCTTCATGATTGTTATTAAACAATAATGATTCTGAAAATTGACACACGCATCTTGTGAGgcacacaataacaatattgtattaattaattattttcttttgtttgttacagAAAAGGATTTTGTTTACCCCGGAATCGCTATTTTCTTCCAAaatgcttttattttctttgggtAAGTTAATTCAATTTTTGAACCTCCGACATTTCTACATATTATTAAGATGAGTATTTTGTGTTAATGACGGTGAAGAAGTTGTATATCTTGGTAGTCTAATATTCCATTCACATTCATATTTCAGGGGCTTGGTCTTCAAATTTGGACGCACTGAGGATCTGTGGCAGTAGTAAACCCTTCATGTGTCTGTAAACCATTTATATTCTATACTGTATGGGACATTCTCCTTTAGCCTATATTTACTTCACATAATTAATTTCACAAAAAAAAcgctatttattttaaatcctgGTATATGAAGAGAGACGCAACCCTTTTTAAGACCCTTTTGGCTATTTTGGACCTGCTGAGTTCAATTGTTCCACATCTTTGAATGTGTCTCTGCAATTGTGTATCTATTTTCATGGCTTTACATGGTGTTTTCCTTCATTTGGGAGCCTCGCAACTGGCAACTCTGTATTAATGTGTCTGTAACATGGTCACCAAGACCTGAACTTTGGACCTCAGATATTGAGGTACGCACGATTTATGGGGTATTTCCCAGAACCATGcacaaatatatttgaatgtaGTTGCATTGGAGGTCCTATGTTTGTACGTATTTTCTTCAAATAACACTATGCCGGAACTTGGCAGTCAGACATTTGTATTGCCGAATGGTGATTACATTCTGATTTTACCACCGGCACTGACATATTGGGAGTGTAGTTAACGTGTATATCTAATGGCCATGCAGAATCATTTGTCTACAAGATAAATCACATATTTTGACATTCATGGGAGAATTAAGGAGAGATATTCTCATCAGTTTACAAGTCTTGCAATAATTCTCCTGCATTAAAATAACTTGCTTACTATAAACAAAGTGGTGAAAATTATTTACAGGGAGATGAATGGCTTCAGATCACATGGCGTTCTCCTCCCCGTTCctcttattttttctttgcaAGTTTGGGAAACTGTAAAACATGCAAATGTAAACACCTTGGTTTATCAAATACACTTTGACACTCACAGTGGATATCTAAAGTAATTTCACACCAAACTGGAAATTGTATTTAATACCAAAATAATTCAAAGAAACTTATAGGAGAATATTTCTGCTCATGACCTTCATTGTTCTGTCATGTGAATCAATCTACTAACTATGTTGGTTACTTACCTCCCAAAACGCCTGGTCATCAAAACATTTCCTGTCCTGTGGCGGTCTCCAAAAGCTCCATTTAACTAGCAGTCCTTTTCAGAACAATAAAGGTATGGTTAAGCAAATTATATGTATGACGGTCACAAGACGTAACAACTGTTGGTTCATGACAATGGTTTGTGTGAATTAAGGCCATGCTCTTGCATCTGGCGGTTTTTCACATCTAATTAGAGCAAAACAAAATCCATTAGCAATTGTATGAATTTTCCTTCAACACAATACAAATTGGGTCTTGTCCAATAACTGATGGCTTCTGTTCCATCATTCCATAAAGCTTAATCTAGGAGATTTAACCACACATATCACCTGTGATCATTCCATAAGGCTTAATCTAGGAGATGTAACCACACATATCACCTGTGATCATTCCATAAGGCTTAATCTAGGAGATGTAACCACACATCACCTGTGATCATTCCATAAGGCTTAATCTAGGAGATTTAAACACACATATCACCTGTGATCACTCCCATGGACATACTGAGGCTCAGGGTGATGAGCAGAGTGCAAATATGGAACACAGCAAACCGAATTGCCCTGGAAAGAGAGAACAGCTAGACCAGTCACCTGACTTCAATGGTTCGTATACGTAACTACGTAAAGCACAAAACAAATGGTGCATCTTTACGTTGTGCGGTCGACCATATGATTTATTTGCAAGGTGAGATGAGCTAGCCATCCAAGAAGTCCTGGAAGTCCATGTACACTCAAAACACCACAGGTGTCGTGGCATCCAAACGCAAGAAGCATATGACCCTATAAAGACAAAATGGAATATTAGACATACTACACAAGATTTAAAAGATTGcagattactttttttttatcaattgaGAGTGGAAACCTTAAGGTAACGAAGTGAAAGGGTTGATATCACACCAGCAGCTAATCCAATCGTCATGGCAACCCAGGGCCGATGAACTAGTGACATTGAAACGCCTATAGCAACCCCTCCAGACAGGGAGCACTTCTGAATATGATcctgagagaagagaggaaacagaaaaaaacgaaCATTTCTCCTCATGTCCATATATAATACAGTATTTATAAATGACATTACATTTgtacataaataaacatatagaAACAACTTTCACTAAACAAATATTATGCTGATTAAAGCGTGggtttaaatgtaaatttacATTCTCTCATAAATATTAGCGTACTAAAAGTATTTAATTGGCAGATTTTCCTCCCCCGTTATGACAACATTGGCTAGCGGATCATACCAGGTTAATTCTTCCTCTGGGGCTGGTGAACACTGACACTGCAGCGGCGGCCACGGCACTGACAGCCAGGGCTAGGTAGGTGCTCAGGATTATCCTCAGCTTCCTCTCGCCTTCATCTACCAGGATGGAGTTTAAACTGGCCCAGAACATCCACAAAAACAGTGTCCCTGCAGACCACAGACAGTGACTATGTTTTAGTCAATGGGTGTTAATGaaagtatttatttatgtatcgatttgtttatttgatatTCATTTGACAATGCAAACCAAACATGGAGAACAGTCCAGTTTTGTGGTCCATTTTCTCTTTCTCAAAGGGCGTTTCTGATCCTTTCCGACGCATGACCCAGGTGAGCATCAGCCCGAAGAACGCCCCAAAGGTATGAAGCTGCATGGCACAGTACAAAGGCTTCACCTAGAGATAGGAAATACAGTCACTGACTGCCAAACACGAGATGCACATACAAGGTATATCAAATGGGTTGTATTGTGAACAAGGTGCTTTAAGGGGGAAAATAACACTGGTGGACATGTTATTCTTGCAAATACAAAGTGTATAGAACAGGCGAACACAAGCCTGTACTCTGTGAGGTCAGGGCACTTGTGATGATCTGTTGTTCATCCCTTAGAGAAAGGTAAATAGAACTTCCTATTTACAACATGAGGCACTCGATTTGAGATGAGTACGGATAAGCAGAGGCTCACCTCAAAGAATGTCTGAAGAAGCCATCCGTTCAAAATGAATCCTGACACCTCCAGAATGGCAATGAGAATGAGTTGAACAGGGTTGGTCTTTCCAATCACCGTACCAATAGATATTAGGGCAGAGGCTGTGCATATCTAAGCAAAAACCAAACTAAGGGAAGAACACAACGTTGCCCTCAAGTCAATTTTAAATCCAGGTGTGCCTTTTCTTAATAAGGCACATAGAGAACATCAATGGGACGACATACCTTTTCAGATCTATTAGTATCCTTCTACTTTGGATCCAGGACTCATAGCCATTGAGGATAATTGACCACTGGGTGGCAATCACTGCCACAAGCAAATTGAACCCTGAGCCACTGAAACCATAACGCACCAGAAAAGTGCCAAGAAATCCAAAACCGGCCACCACCATCACGTTCACATCCTGGAACTCTGAAAGAGGGTAACCTAAAAGTTGTGAACTTGAATCTTGCAAAATCGTTAAAtcactcttctttttttttagcatAGCCTACAAGTTACTCAAACATATAAAGGACAGATTTTACATCAACTGGCAAAAGATTCCAACGACAGTCAACTGACCTTATCGTTGCCAAACAGAAATATGAGCCCCTCCCCATAATGGCCCCTTTACTTATTTAAGATGTTCTGTTAAAATACGACTCTTTCAAATTAATATTTGAaaacttttaaaataaataccgGCATTAGTATGAGATTGATTGCGAAACATGATaaacgtaaacaaacacaatgtttttaaagaaggtaaaacactgaaaaaagaacAGTAGAACAAAAAAATTCACGACCAAAACGACTTACCCGAATACAGTTTGCTGGAAGTATTTCCAAACATAAAGGCATATGGGTCGAACTCAGCGTAAAGGGCACATATAACAATGAATCCAGTTtgcaaaaataacaacaaaggtGCCAGACGAGATCGCAAATTTGGTGCGTATTTAGGGGCCATGATCTCTGTAGTGCGCACCACTGGAAGCTTGGAGGTGCCTCAGCAGTAGGGTAGGGCATCGAATGGGGCTGATAAGGTGGACAGTTTGAATATGTTAGGTGAAGCAtctctgatgtttttttttactaatatTTAATAGCGTAGATTAGGCTAGTCATCATTGGGGTGCGAATTAAATCTTATGgcgttttaaaatatataatatacatatggATACATTCAATTATTATTTAGACGCATGCATGGCGGTAGGGGATTGAGTTGGTGCTTAACACCTCGCTTACTTATCGTGGGCTAGGGCGAGGGCTGGTGTTGGATGGAAAATTTGAATTGCGCATAATGGAGCTCGAGGAGGCCTGTGTGTTATGCATAAGCAAAGTGACAACCGCTTAAACTGATGATATCTGTTGAGACGCTAAATTCACAAATAACTGAAACCGTTATTAGGATGTGAAATAACTGAGAGGAATGTAGGCTAGTAAAATCACTGGGTCCTTAATCGGAGCTGCACCGTATcatgaaaaagaaaatctgTTTTTAGACAACAGAACTAAAAATAGGCTATAACACAACAGAATTCATTCATAGTAAAGCAAATAGGGTCGTGTAGGCAGACCAATACGCCCTAATGGAAGGCTACATGCCATAATGAACTCTTAGGCATTTTTATTCAATGAATCCATGATTTTAGTTACAGATATAGGCTTACGTATTTATATGTTCACATTGTTTCAATGTAATATAATGAAGATtgttacaaataaaaacacgtgTAATAGAGACTAATGGACACGCAACAGCTGCAATGAAAATGCATTGATATGGCTGCGTAGAATACGCTGATAAGGTAAAACATGATTAATTATTATCTCTCGGTCGATGCTATTCATTGCGACAACTATACATGTTATCGTATCAGTCAAAAAATAAATGTCGAAATATGATTGGCTAATCGCGGACCAAACAATCCTTGTATAGAACCCACACGCATAACAGCCCTCCCTCGCGGCGCGCTGATTGGACAACGAGCAATGCCTCAATCTTAATCTGCGAATCCAATTGGTTGACGCGTGTGACGTTCTAGAAGGCCTTATTGTCTACGCCCCTTTGCCTCTGCCTATGGCTATGGTGGATGAGAACCGAGCGACAAACTATAGAGTAACATAAATGGTTCATCTTTACATCCATCAGCGTGAGAAACCTCTGTAAATTGATTGGACCTACCACCCGTCTCGCAGCTTGACGTGCTTAAATTACACCGCGGCTTGCGCTCATAGAGGCTGCGCCTGGAGAAAAGAGGAGGTCCTTGAAGAGAGcgctttatttatttctttgtttccagaggaaaaaataataacatcgATATTCACCACAAGCATTTCATTTATTATCTCTGTCCGTGCACACAAGAAAACTGGATAAGATTACAGTGGGTATTCAAAGGCCAAACcgaaggggaggaggatgaagcgGCGCAATGCGGACTGCAGCAAACTCCGACGGCCGTTAAAACGGAACCGAATTACCGAGGGTATATACGGCAGGTATACGAAGCCCCGCGGCGCTCTAATGATGTCCCCGTTGAATGTTCGCACCTTGGGAGCTACGCAAATTGAATCGTGCAACACATATGCCATTGCGGTGTAACTGTCAGCTTCCTGGCCCCTGATGTGTAGCAATAGCTTAGCTTATGTTAGCTGTGTTGCTTGTTGTAGGATAGCAGGTAGCCTTAGCTTTAACGAAGGCCTGGAAACAGCCCGTTTTAAATCACacctcagagcctctctaccacATTTGACCACATCTTAAATGTCTCAATACTGTATGCACAGCCCTCTTTATATTTAAAAGTGGACCATGTGAGCTAACTTGAGATGTTTGTTTGCTAGGAGTGTTGTTAGCCAAGAGTGCTGACAGCTAAACTGCAGTTTTGTCACCTCATTGCCAAATTCATAACAGGCGCCTCTTTCATCCAAAAGTAATGTAACAAATGTTTATGCCATTATTAAGACCACATTAAACGTGGCCCATGATCAGAGCTTTGTTTTGGTAGTCGATGGCCACTGTAAGCTGACTGCCTTGGCGACTCAGGTATTATGTCAAAAGCCAGCTGTCATCCAGCCACACCTGACAGTTCCCACCTGTCTTTGACTTCCTACATACCAGTCAAAAGGGTAATTATAGATGCTTTTGTCCCAATAGATGAGCAGGCACAGGTTCTACGTAGACAGACGTAGATGCTGTTGAACGTGAACTCAAGTGAGAGTCGGTACTATACTATTACTCCTTGTATTTTAAGATGGAAAGGGTTGCATCTATGATGCTTATAGACCCTCTTAATTTAACTTGGTGTACATGTGTcaattttgttttatagtttaaGCTGCTTAGACTAAGTGCTGCTACACATCTAATCTCTCAAACAGCAGCACTAGCCTGTGCAAATACTTCTCATGCCATACTTGATAATGGCCCCCCTTGCCCCTCCTCGCACACAGGCTTATGTTAAATGTGCAAGACGGCATTGATTTATGATATTCTAACAGCGATCTGCCATATGCTCCCTCAAGAGAAGCACCcttattatttgttattgtcGACATCAGCATGTGCGTacataaagaaaaaaacacagaaaagggTATTCTCAAGTTGTGCATAACCTGACCAAAATCATGCATGATGTCTCTTCCACTCAATTCCTGTTTATGTCCTGTGTTTTTCTGAACAGTACCTTCCTGTATTTGAAGTTCCTGGTGGTGTGGGCACTGGTGCTGCTGGCAGACTTTGTGCTTGAGTTCAGGTTTGAGTACCTCTGGCCCTTCTGGCTCTTTATCCGGAGTGTGTACGACTCGTTCAGATACCAGGGGCTGGTGAGTGGCTCGCTTCTGATGCTTCAAAACCGTACTTTCATCAGTCAGATTATGGATAACTCCTCCTTGGATACACTCACTAATACTTGATGGTGACCCTCGTGTTAATCGTTTTTACCAAGCGTAAAACATAACCTGTGACTTTTAGACTTATGTGATCATTCTTAAAATACCCTGCCTGGCTGCTTAGAGTTCAGATGTTTCTAcaatatttgtgtctgtgtttagtgGTTTACATATGCTCCTTAGATTTTGATTGATACAATTGATCTATTGAATGAATATGACCTCTGGGATA encodes the following:
- the tmem50a gene encoding transmembrane protein 50A, which codes for MSGFLDGIRCGDCECNVDWAERRNTIASIAAGVLFFTGWWIIIDAAVLFPLEEQFHHAYHTCGVIATLAFLMINAVSNGQVRGDSYSEGCMGQTGARIWLFIGFMLAFGSLIASMWILFGDFVVHKKDFVYPGIAIFFQNAFIFFGGLVFKFGRTEDLWQ
- the rhd gene encoding LOW QUALITY PROTEIN: rh blood group, D antigen (The sequence of the model RefSeq protein was modified relative to this genomic sequence to represent the inferred CDS: substituted 1 base at 1 genomic stop codon), with product MAPKYAPNLRSRLAPLLLFLQTGFIVICALYAEFDPYAFMFGNTSSKLYSEFQDVNVMVVAGFGFLGTFLVRYGFSGSGFNLLVAVIATQWSIILNGYESWIQSRRILIDLKSLVFAXICTASALISIGTVIGKTNPVQLILIAILEVSGFILNGWLLQTFFEVKPLYCAMQLHTFGAFFGLMLTWVMRRKGSETPFEKEKMDHKTGLFSMFGTLFLWMFWASLNSILVDEGERKLRIILSTYLALAVSAVAAAAVSVFTSPRGRINLDHIQKCSLSGGVAIGVSMSLVHRPWVAMTIGLAAGVISTLSLRYLKGHMLLAFGCHDTCGVLSVHGLPGLLGWLAHLTLQINHMVDRTTAIRFAVFHICTLLITLSLSMSMGVITGLLVKWSFWRPPQDRKCFDDQAFWEFPKLAKKK